TATCGGCCAGCTTATTAAATTCAAGTTCCACTTCGGAATACATGTTCATAATACTATTTATTAATCAAATTGTTTACTAATTTATCTGGTTATCCCAAATATTGTAACTGCCATTGTTGCCAGTGAAATCAATACAGATAAGGTAGAGATTCTGTGTGTCTCAGCTGCTCCATATTTTGATGAATTTGCTCTGGATTGATTGGGTTCTACATATACAACATCATTTTGCTCAAGGAAGTATCCAGGAGAATTAAAGACATTCCTGTCATTTAAATTCAATGTGTAGACATTTACATTACCTTCAGGATCTGCTCTTAATACTTTGACATTATTACGTTTACCATATATTGTCATATCATTTGCCAAAGCTAATCCCTCAAAAATTGTTAATTGTTCATTAACAGATTCATACTTCCCGGGTCTATTGACTTCACCTAATATATTTACTGTGAAGTTTAATATTCTAATTGTAACTACCGGCATTTCTCCAGTAAAGAAGGGTGCAAGCTTAGCAGAAATTTGTTCTTCAAGTTCTTTTGTGGTCAATCCCTTAACCGATAAAGTACCAAATACAGGGAAATCTATATTTCCATCATTGTCCACAAGAAAGTTTTGTAAGGTTTGATTGGCATAACCCACCATTCCCTGTGGCTGTGGCATCAATAGATTATATCTTCTTGATGCTTCAGGCTCACTACTTACAACTGTAATTGATAATATATCCTTAGATTTAATCCTGGCATCAAAAACACCCTGATTAATGTTTGCTATTCCTGACTCGGCATTCTGCAAATATGCAATATCTCTAACCTGAGTACAAGACACTGAAAACGTAATGAACAAAAACAGGTAAATTAGTTTCTTCATTTGTAGTGCGCGTTTTAAAAATTATTATTATTTCAATTTCATGTATGCCTATGACATGAAATCTTCGTAATTTTGCAGAACAATATCCAGTATTGTCTTTTAGTTACGAAAAAAATTATATGACACCTCAATTATCTTAACTAACTTAGTTAAGCATCGCAAATATAACAGCCCAAATTACAGAAGTTCGAAGAAAAAATATTACATAAACTTACATTCGGTTGTTAAATATTTCTGAGACCCTTTGTAGGACTTGGATAAAAGAATCTGTTAATTATAATCTTTCTAAATAACATTTTTTCCTTAGTTAATGCCAACTAATTCTTACTAAAATGAACAAATTAATTGCTATTTGATTGTTTTTTAAGATTTTGGCAAGAAAATAATTACTATTTTTGCAGCGGAAATCAATATGTAAATACTCTGTTTTTCTTGAAGTATTTGTACATAGATATAGTACCACAAGTTACTTTTCTAATTTAGAAAATTCAAAAATAATAACGAATTTCTTCTTTGTTTATTTGTATAATAAACACCACAAGAATGCATGAATGTTTAAGTAAAACAGGTTTGCTACAATATTGTATTTATTTTTTTTAAACAAACTCACACACACAATGAAAAAAAGAAACGTCACTGCACTACTAAGTATTGTATTCCTATTTATATCACTCCAGATGTCATTTGGACAAGGAGCAAGATATACCGGGACATACAAAAAATCTGCGCCTATACAACATAATGGCGTAAGCAATATTGTTATAGAAGGAGTAGAGATATCAAATGAAAATAGTTATGCGATAGTACTCTACAATAGTCAGAATGTAACAATAAGGAATTCAAAATTTGGTCCAACGCCTTTAAAAACAGCGATTTACCTTTACAACTGTAAAAACATTACTATTATCGATAATACATTTAATGATGTACAATCGGCACTAGTAGCATCCACTTCTCAGGGTATCAAATTTGAGTATAACGATGTAACTAACGTTGTTGGTAAATTGAGAGGCGCAAAAGAAGTTGGAGTATTGGCTCAGTTTATACAGGTAACCGGAGCTGGAAACAGTGTAAGTTACAATGTAAATGAGAATTTCCCTGGTCAGAGCGATCCTGAAGACCTTATTAACATCAATCAGTCAAGCGGTACAGCCCAAAGTCCTATTGTTGTTAAAGGCAACTGGATCAGAGGTGGTGGTCCATCGGTTTCAGGTGGAGGTATCAACCTTGGTGATTTAAACGGTGCATACCAGGTAGCTGAAGATAACATTTTGGTTAATCCGGGTCAGTATGGTATTGCTATCTCAGGTGGTCATGATATGGCACTTAAGAACAATACTGTATATGCTAAGAGAGACAACTTTACAAATGTTGGACTTATTGCCGTAAACTGGTATGAAGGTCAGGCATACAACATTACTGTAAGTGGTAATAAAATTAATTATACCAATAAGGATGGAGCTCAGAATAGCTGGTGGATATATCAGAATGTTGAACCTGTTGCAGGAAAATCTACTAATGAATATCGTCCTGATATAACTGAATCTATTTTACCAAAACAAATTATTGGTAGAGCTAGAAACGGTGTTGTAACACCACCTCCTACTACACAACCAGAGCCGGATCCAACTCCTGAGCCAGAACCAACTCCTGGACAGGACCCAACTCCTAACCCAGGTGTTGATGATGGATCAAAAATAGTTAATCATCCTTCTATCAGAGTTTATAAAGATAGATTCAATAGAGTATGTATTTTAAACATTGGTAGTATTTATCCGGGAGCAACTGTTACTGCTACAGTTAAAAGTCATAACTTAGCACACACGCAAAGATTAACCGGATATCACACCGCTATTAATTATACTGTTCCTTCAGGAATGGTAGTGGATGTTGTTGTTAAAAACGGCAATAGAATGAACTACACACAACTTTCATTCTAACCATCAAACAAACACTTTCAATATAACAAACTACAAAATATGAATAAGATAATATATTTATTTGCTATCATTGCTACAATGGTAATGATTGCATCTTGTGAAAAAGAGGATTTTCAAGATAACAATATTGAAGAGCAATTCTCAACATCAGTTCCTGGTAGCTGGGAGGTTAAAGCATATTTAAATGATTCAATTATTTATGACACTTTCAACATATTCACCTCAGGTATATCAGGAGACTCAATTGTAATAAATGACACAATCGTAAACTTCTGGAATTTTCAGGTTAAAGCGAGTGTTGATGGTAAAAGCAACACTTTCCAGACTAAACTGTCAACAAACGAGTTAGTTAATGATTTTGCTATTGGCGTAAAAATACCAGTAGGGAAAATTATTGATTCAGATAGCATCTATATGGAGATGCAATTTGAAGATGACATAACTCCATTTGGCAACACATACCAAATTAAGGGTCATAGAGTTAAATAAACTAATTTATTGTCACATGTCAAATTCTTCAACTAACCACTGATCATTGTCTTCATTATTAACGACTTCTTTAAGTGTATCCAACAACTCTTTTTTATTTAGGATATTAAGTTTTTTGTTGATGCGATGAATTGTGACAAAAACTGAATCAAGTGTTCTATTAGTTATTGTAGCAATATCTTTGGTTTCCATATTATTTACGAGTAATCCACACAAAATGACTTCTCTATGAGATAAAGTAGGGAAAGCTTTTTGGATTACTCGTAATTCTTTTTCATAATATACAATATCGTCAAGCGTAAGTTGCTGATTCTCGTCTCTGAAATATTTTTTCATCATAGAATCAAGCATGTTTTTACCAGTTCGATTAAGATACGGTTTCAGTTTAACAATTTCCTCTTTAATATTATATAGTGATGATATTGATGCAACTGAGTATTTTTCAGAAGCTTTGGTAAAATGTATAATATATATATCACCAAGAAAAGGGTTTGTAATATGAGTAAGTGAGTAATTCATAATCTCATGTTTTCCATTAAGAAGAATAACATGTACTTTCTGATTTGTAATGACACCCATGACCTCATTCTTCAATATATCTGTAAAGTATGGATTCATTTTTTTCCATGCCTTTAAGTCGAAAGTCTCATCCTCCCTCATACCTAAAGTATCATAAGCACGTTTATTTAGTATTACATCATTAGAGCTTTCAAAAAAAATTGCAGTAGGATAAGGAATCTCATTAATATCGACTATTATTTTATCTCTTGATTGGATATTTCTACCCAACCTAAGCTCTACTTTTGGAGAGTTCATAGTAAGCATTGATTTTTAAAATTTGTCACAAATATATAATTATTGTGTGATAATATATTATAGTACAAATAAAAAAACCTTACAAAAACTTAGTTAATAAATATGTAGTAATTTACTACTCTATAAATCAACCACTTACAAAATTTAAATTTTACCATGTAAGTAATTGTTTTTAATGGTATAAAAAATAAAAGCCCGGTACAAAAGTACCGGGCTTAATAAGTATTAAAGTTTTTTTATTCCAGCGTTCTCTATATTTTCTAACTAAATATAAGTTTTACTCTTCTATTTTCTCTTCTGTAGCAGGAGCTTCTTCAGCGGTAGCTGTATCCTCAGTGGCGGTTGTCTCTTCAGTTTGCTCTTCAGGAGCGTTTGCAGCCTCTTCTTCCGCTTTCTTTTTCGCCAAAGCTTCAGCACGAGATTTATTTACCTCTTTCTCTGCTTCCAGTCGCGCTTTTTCTTCAGCACGTGCTTTTTCTGCATCTTTGGTCATAGCAGATTTTTCTGAGTTCAATTTGTTGCTTTTCCATGCTTCAAATCTCCTTTCTGCTTCAGCTTCATCAAATGCGCCTTTTGCAACACCTCCCAAAAGGTGCTTTTTCAATAGAACACCCTCATTTGATAGTATATTTCGTACTGTATCAGTTGGTTGTGCTCCTGTTTGCATCCAATACAAAGCTCTATCGAAATCTAAAGTGATTGTAGCAGGATTTGTGTTCGGATTATAAGAACCTATCCTCTCAATATACTTTCCATCACGTGGAGCTCTGCTATCTGCAACAATAATTTGGTAGAATGGATGATTTTTACGTCCTCTTCTCTGTAGTCTTAATTTAGTTGCCATTTAGTAGTTCTTTAATGAGTTTATATTGTATTTGCGGCTGCAAAGATAGTAATTAATTACATCTCTTCAAAGCTGATCCTCTCATTTTTATCTTAAATCAAGTAAATAGAGTTTTCAGACTATCATTTGTAATAGTATCAGTAAAATTACCCTCGTATGAATTCCCCTCAAACATAATATTTAATGTTATAATTATCAGTCAATAATAATATTTTTTATGTAAACAATTTTCTTATATTTGTAAAAAAATATTTAACCATGACTGCCAAGAAGCATAAAGGAATTAATATAATTCACCTCTTGTGGATTCCGGCAATTTGCTTTTTTGCTACCTGTTTTCATAATTCTACAAATTACCCATACCCTATAGAGAAAGCTATAAATCTGTTTTTCATAGAGAATGAGAACGATTCTGTTATTAATATTTTAAATGATAAAAACTTGTCAACTGAATATCCTCAATATGATGTAATAAGGGATATTTTTATTGCTGCAGCTCTCTCTGAATCAGGGATGGCCGATAGTGCCAGGATAATTTTAGCTAATATAGACAGTACAAGTTTGAATGAAAATGATAAATACTATTTTAACTTTACTCATGCATTGATTGAATTCAGGCTTGACAATTTACAGGAATTTGCTAAAATTGCTACGCCACTACTTTCTTACGAAACCATAGATCCCAGATGTCGAGCTTTAATCCAACGACAGATTGCCAGATCATTGTACTATTATGAAGACTTTGAAAGTGCTATTCAAATGATGATAAATTCAAGCAATCTTTTTGGTGAATTAAAGTTAGATAAAAGTGTAGCAATAAATAAGAAATTTCTCGCAAGTTTTTATACTCAGCTCGGAAGTTATAATTTAGCAATAGAGAATCTTTATGAAGCAGAAAAAACTCTTAAAGAATATAATGATTTAGAAGAACTATATTATTTATATATAGTAGGTTTAAAAACTTACATCTCATCGGAAAAACCCGATTCTGCCCGTTTCTATGCCGATCTTGCACTTATAACAATAAATGACACATTGAGTAATCAGAAACTATCCTCAATATACTATTACATTGGTATGATCGAAAAACTTGATAGTAATTATAATGATGCTATTGAGATGTTTGATAAAGTCTTAAAAGTGGATAACAATTTTTTTGGTGCAAATATAAGAGAAATTGAGACCTATATAAGACTAGCTTCAATTTATAATTTAAAAGGAGACAGTAATAAAGCTGCAGAAAATGCAGTA
This window of the Lascolabacillus massiliensis genome carries:
- a CDS encoding polysaccharide biosynthesis/export family protein encodes the protein MKKLIYLFLFITFSVSCTQVRDIAYLQNAESGIANINQGVFDARIKSKDILSITVVSSEPEASRRYNLLMPQPQGMVGYANQTLQNFLVDNDGNIDFPVFGTLSVKGLTTKELEEQISAKLAPFFTGEMPVVTIRILNFTVNILGEVNRPGKYESVNEQLTIFEGLALANDMTIYGKRNNVKVLRADPEGNVNVYTLNLNDRNVFNSPGYFLEQNDVVYVEPNQSRANSSKYGAAETHRISTLSVLISLATMAVTIFGITR
- a CDS encoding right-handed parallel beta-helix repeat-containing protein; this encodes MKKRNVTALLSIVFLFISLQMSFGQGARYTGTYKKSAPIQHNGVSNIVIEGVEISNENSYAIVLYNSQNVTIRNSKFGPTPLKTAIYLYNCKNITIIDNTFNDVQSALVASTSQGIKFEYNDVTNVVGKLRGAKEVGVLAQFIQVTGAGNSVSYNVNENFPGQSDPEDLININQSSGTAQSPIVVKGNWIRGGGPSVSGGGINLGDLNGAYQVAEDNILVNPGQYGIAISGGHDMALKNNTVYAKRDNFTNVGLIAVNWYEGQAYNITVSGNKINYTNKDGAQNSWWIYQNVEPVAGKSTNEYRPDITESILPKQIIGRARNGVVTPPPTTQPEPDPTPEPEPTPGQDPTPNPGVDDGSKIVNHPSIRVYKDRFNRVCILNIGSIYPGATVTATVKSHNLAHTQRLTGYHTAINYTVPSGMVVDVVVKNGNRMNYTQLSF
- a CDS encoding lipid-binding protein is translated as MNKIIYLFAIIATMVMIASCEKEDFQDNNIEEQFSTSVPGSWEVKAYLNDSIIYDTFNIFTSGISGDSIVINDTIVNFWNFQVKASVDGKSNTFQTKLSTNELVNDFAIGVKIPVGKIIDSDSIYMEMQFEDDITPFGNTYQIKGHRVK
- a CDS encoding helix-turn-helix transcriptional regulator; this encodes MNSPKVELRLGRNIQSRDKIIVDINEIPYPTAIFFESSNDVILNKRAYDTLGMREDETFDLKAWKKMNPYFTDILKNEVMGVITNQKVHVILLNGKHEIMNYSLTHITNPFLGDIYIIHFTKASEKYSVASISSLYNIKEEIVKLKPYLNRTGKNMLDSMMKKYFRDENQQLTLDDIVYYEKELRVIQKAFPTLSHREVILCGLLVNNMETKDIATITNRTLDSVFVTIHRINKKLNILNKKELLDTLKEVVNNEDNDQWLVEEFDM
- a CDS encoding 30S ribosomal protein S16 — its product is MATKLRLQRRGRKNHPFYQIIVADSRAPRDGKYIERIGSYNPNTNPATITLDFDRALYWMQTGAQPTDTVRNILSNEGVLLKKHLLGGVAKGAFDEAEAERRFEAWKSNKLNSEKSAMTKDAEKARAEEKARLEAEKEVNKSRAEALAKKKAEEEAANAPEEQTEETTATEDTATAEEAPATEEKIEE
- a CDS encoding AraC family transcriptional regulator, with translation MTAKKHKGINIIHLLWIPAICFFATCFHNSTNYPYPIEKAINLFFIENENDSVINILNDKNLSTEYPQYDVIRDIFIAAALSESGMADSARIILANIDSTSLNENDKYYFNFTHALIEFRLDNLQEFAKIATPLLSYETIDPRCRALIQRQIARSLYYYEDFESAIQMMINSSNLFGELKLDKSVAINKKFLASFYTQLGSYNLAIENLYEAEKTLKEYNDLEELYYLYIVGLKTYISSEKPDSARFYADLALITINDTLSNQKLSSIYYYIGMIEKLDSNYNDAIEMFDKVLKVDNNFFGANIREIETYIRLASIYNLKGDSNKAAENAVTALNKIGSDGSTYLKYEAYKELSEAYYKTDPILAYNYLDSAENNLIKYQELSSKRVADFVNTQDALESAYNQIIELELIKKRNKIILILILVILIVIIISCLLVNSLNKKVKNSSAVLVKKNLTQLKYEEKVNDLIKKQINSSENRSDILYEKFNSWLEKEKKYLQPDIDLNMAAREIGTNRSYLSKSINQHGIGFNEIINRYRIREVIRIFENENEERNSYTLQKLATAVGFNTKSVFFDSFRKETGMTPAQFRENIQYTKTIKD